A window of the Gossypium arboreum isolate Shixiya-1 chromosome 2, ASM2569848v2, whole genome shotgun sequence genome harbors these coding sequences:
- the LOC108467048 gene encoding probable methyltransferase PMT7, which translates to MGGYALGSAFDSKSGQMIMVSLLLMFGSFFLGNLFGNNAPIYVSQVSETSSSSSSPAAISTFINKVSLTYRETPLVVPANGMNICPLKFNEYIPCHDISYVKQLARDLNLSKSEELERHCPPLAKRLFCLVPPPLDYKIPIKWPVSRDYVWRSNVNHTHLAEVKGGQNWVHEKNQLWWFPGGGTHFKHGAAEYIQRLGNMATDETGDLRSAGVVQVLDVGCGVASFSAYLLPLDIQTMSFAPKDGHENQIQFALERGIGAMISVIASKQLPYPSNSFEMVHCSRCRIDWHENDGILLKEVNRLLRPKGYFVYSAPPAYRKDKDYPVIWDKLVDLTTGMCWKLTARKVQTAIWIKEEDPSCLKHNAELKLIDICDAVDETKPSWKTPLMNCIQLAGATTATKKLPPRPERLSVYSESLSRIGISREEFSSDSNFWQEQVHYYWRLMNVSRTEIRNVMDMNALFGGFAAALNEYPVWVMNIVPSSMQNTLSAIYDRGLIGAFHDWCEPFSTYPRTYDLLHANQLFSQYKNSGEGCQLEDIMLEMDRILRPQGFVIIRDEDSIISRIQDLTPNFLWEFESHILENKEKQRETLLICRKKFWAVL; encoded by the exons CTATCTCTACATTTATTAACAAAGTTTCTCTTACTTATCGAGAAACACCACTTGTAGTCCCAGCAAATGGAATGAATATATGTCCATTGAAGTTCAATGAGTATATCCCTTGTCATGATATCTCTTATGTGAAGCAATTGGCTCGAGACTTGAATCTTTCCAAAAGCGAAGAGCTAGAGAGACACTGCCCTCCACTTGCAAAGCGTTTATTTTGTTTGGTGCCACCACCACTAGATTATAAAATTCCCATAAAGTGGCCAGTGAGCAGGGACTATGTTTGGCGAAGCAATGTGAATCATACACATCTAGCTGAAGTTAAAGGAGGACAAAACTGGGTGCATGAGAAAAATCAGCTGTGGTGGTTTCCAGGTGGTGGCACTCATTTCAAGCATGGTGCAGCTGAGTACATTCAAAG ACTAGGAAATATGGCAACTGACGAAACAGGTGACCTGCGTTCAGCAGGGGTAGTTCAAGTTCTCGATGTTGGATGTGGAGTGGCCAGCTTCTCTGCTTATCTTCTTCCCTTGGATATACAAACAATGTCTTTTGCACCCAAAGATGGTCATGAAAATCAGATTCAGTTTGCTTTAGAGCGAGGAATTGGTGCAATGATCTCTGTCATAGCCTCAAAACAGTTGCCATATCCAAGTAACTCTTTTGAGATGGTTCATTGTTCTAGATGTCGTATTGATTGGCATGAAAATG ATGGTATTTTACTCAAGGAAGTGAACCGCCTCTTGCGACCTAAGGGATATTTTGTCTATTCGGCTCCACCAGCTTATAGGAAGGATAAAGATTATCCAGTAATTTGGGACAAGTTGGTTGATCTGACTACAGGAATGTGCTGGAAACTTACTGCTCGAAAGGTTCAGACTGCTATCTGGATCAAAGAGGAAGATCCATCATGCCTTAAGCATAATGCAGAGTTGAAACTCATTGATATTTGTGATGCCGTAGACGAGACTAAACCATCATGGAAGACTCCTCTAATGAATTGTATACAGCTAGCAGGTGCAACAACAGCTACCAAGAAGCTCCCTCCTAGGCCTGAGCGTCTGTCAGTGTATTCGGAGAGCCTCAGTAGAATCG GCATCAGCAGAGAAGAATTTAGTTCAGACTCCAACTTCTGGCAAGAACAAGTTCACTATTACTGGAGGCTGATGAATGTTAGCAGGACAGAGATACGAAATGTGATGGACATGAATGCCCTTTTTGGTGGTTTTGCTGCCGCTTTGAATGAATATCCTGTTTGGGTAATGAATATAGTCCCTTCAAGCATGCAAAATACCTTATCTGCAATTTATGACCGGGGTCTAATTGGTGCTTTTCATGATTG GTGTGAACCATTTTCAACATATCCACGTACGTATGATTTACTGCATGCCAACCAACTTTTCTCTCAATATAAAAATAGTGGAGAAGGTTGCCAGCTTGAGGATATCATGCTTGAGATGGACCGCATTTTAAGACCTCAG GGATTTGTTATAATTAGAGATGAGGATTCTATTATATCAAGAATTCAAGATCTTACTCCGAATTTCCTTTGGGAGTTTGAATCACATATTCTGGAAAACAAGGAGAAGCAAAGAGAAACATTGCTAATTTGCAGAAAGAAGTTCTGGGCTGTTCTTTAA